From the genome of Ptychodera flava strain L36383 chromosome 20, AS_Pfla_20210202, whole genome shotgun sequence, one region includes:
- the LOC139120158 gene encoding protein-glucosylgalactosylhydroxylysine glucosidase-like: MSKSCFLALLLVFSSAGVLRGHYEEELDRLMLKYRNKPIDESVRRRLRRSTDQQVEDVSDSPTVYESRELPMKEDEDGSKTIDLSYMASVGNGHLSTTIYGDRIYVNGLYNGRLGESHRARIPSRNAIRVSFPEQVEQRVERRYFLDVEKGVWHEEAKHDHFTVTVRIFAHRFYTRLLVTQIEIVTNGEGTGDVRMTLTNNEGPESEDINFGEPVDYTTNEVNYKKVVGETKVSETIFSEKSSVFVYYTEIYPIEFNTRTSDTEIHNFITSIDQNDTVAQSDFDDGFAIAATDGGQELLNSHIEKWQETWESGRIEVDNAQLSKFIYGCFYYILSSLPVLDDTNNPKNQFYGLSPGGLANGALFRDYQGHSFWDTETWMFPTMLMFYPTLGKDILSYRWHVREEARRRAGCHWHLGTRYPWEGAYTGAEVTPDCCIPTRENQQHISSDIAFAARQYISATRDIEWLNDWGCNFTREIANFWQSRSTYTRQELLELLGVMPPDEYHEEVDNSVYTNIGASLAIFLAEYAACLCGDEPLPEDWMEKAHKMTYIFDSERNFHPEYEGYPIGEMIKQADVVLLGFQ; encoded by the exons ATGTCGAAGAGTTGTTTTCTCGCCTTACtattggtgttttcctcagCCGGCGTGCTTCGCGGCCACTACGAGGAAGAGTTGGATCGGTTGATGTTAAAGTACCGAAATAAGCCGATCGACGAATCCGTCAGAAGGAGACTCCGTCGATCGACAGACCAACAAGTAGAGGACGTAAGTGACTCGCCGACGGTTTACGAATCTAGGGA aTTACCAATGAAGGAGGATGAGGATGGATCAAAAACAATCGATTTGAGCTACATGGCCTCTGTAGGCAACGGACATCTTTCTACCACCATCTATGGCGATAGAATATATGTCAACGGATTGTACAATGGCAGACTGG GCGAGAGTCATCGAGCTAGGATCCCGTCCAGAAACGCCATCAGAGTGTCCTTTCCTGAGCAGGTAGAACAACGAGTAGAACGGAGATACTTCCTGGACGTGGAGAAGG GAGTATGGCACGAAGAGGCAAAGCACGATCATTTCACCGTAACGGTTCGTATTTTCGCTCACCGCTTCTACACGCGACTGCTGGTGACTCAAATCGAAATCGTCACAAATGGAGAAGGAACCGGTGACGTCAGGATGACACTGACCAATAACGAAGGTCCCGAATCAGAGGATATCAACTTCGGAGAGCCCGTAGACTACACAACAAACGAAGT AAACTACAAGAAAGTCGTTGGCGAGACGAAAGTATCTGAAACAATATTCAGCGAGAAGTCCTCTGTGTTTGTCTACTACACAGAGATCTACCCCATTGAGTTTAATACGAGAACCAGCGATACCGAAATTCACAACTTCATCACGTCGATAGATcaaaatgacactgtagctcagTCAGATTTCGACGACGGCTTTGCCATCGCTGCAACGGATGGCGGCCAGGAATTGTTGAATTCTCACATCGAGAAATGGCAAGAGACTTGGGAGAGTGGTAGAATCGAAGTGGACAACGCACAGCTCAGCAAATTCATCTACGGATGCTTCTACTATATTCTTAGTTCGCTGCCTGTCTTGGATGACACAAACAACCCAAAGAACCAGTTTTACGGACTCAGCCCAGGCGGGCTCGCAAACGGCGCGTTATTCCGCGACTACCAGGGCCATAGCTTCTGGGACACAGAAACATGGATGTTTCCCACCATGCTGATGTTCTACCCTACACTCGGCAAGGACATTCTATCGTACAGATGGCACGTCAGGGAGGAGGCCAGACGACGAGCCGGTTGTCACTGGCATCTCGGTACTCGCTATCCCTGGGAGGGAGCTTACACCGGCGCCGAAGTGACACCGGACTGCTGTATTCCAACGCGGGAAAACCAACAGCACATAAGCAGTGACATCGCATTCGCCGCAAGGCAGTACATCTCAGCAACTCGCGATATCGAATGGCTGAACGACTGGGGGTGCAATTTTACCAGAGAAATTGCCAACTTCTGGCAAAGCCGGTCCACATATACGAGACAAGAACTCTTGGAACTTCTTG GTGTTATGCCGCCTGATGAGTATCACGAGGAGGTCGACAACTCCGTTTACACTAACATCGGTGCCAGTTTAGCCATTTTTCTGGCAGAATATGCAGCCTGTCTGTGTGGAGACGAACCTTTACCTGAAGACTGGATGGAGAAAGCTCACAAGATGACCTACATCTTCGACAGTGAGAGAAACTTCCATCCCGAATACGAGGGTTATCCTATCG GAGAGATGATAAAGCAAGCAGACGTCGTACTGTTGGGTTTCCAATGA
- the LOC139120159 gene encoding protein-glucosylgalactosylhydroxylysine glucosidase-like, with product MARQTVRILRPFWFLTGGRMKVRKLWILLVAVCLILCFLLTSYISTQNTKTDSNIGDFLRNIVKKQNKAKEIKDVSLKSTTFEAHELPLLANGEIDTRYMASVGNGHVATVIYSNTTYVNGLYSGQEGFSHRARVPSKNAIRVHFDPFVEKDISRHFILNTEQGVWREIINHKHFVVIVNIYAHQYYNRLLVTQIEFMRIGRKTDEIIEMRLENNEGGPSRDIKFADPELYNHQYGKAWKLSGQIAQTELSGKESGIPNQKTAVYVFYSDLPSKLEVNTDSTHSHMWTFITSIDQDEQVAKKDFDDATAVLITGADQKGRVSGPRALFDSHMQMWEKRWHDGGIEVDDLALGKYIYGSMYYILSSLPSLYPTNQPKNQFFGLSPGSLANGANASDYMGHNFWDTETWMYPPILMFYPEHAKDILSYRWHGREAARKRAKANGHFGTRYPWESAYTGAEVTPGRICMACRENQIHITSDIAFAARQYFSATRDMKWLNEWGREFIYDMADFWQSRVTPRKGTDAWEIKGVMCPDEYARNVSNSFYTNIGASQTISYAKYLQCVAGAAPPPDDWMKKATGLVEVIDTSQNYHPEHEHYIRGTTVKQADVILAGFPLMWNVGQDVRKNDLDVYEQVTDPLGPAMTWGMFAIGHIELRQYNKAADLFKRSYSRYVREPYKIWTEVVKGMGAVNFITGMGGFLQAIIFGYGGIRLRVDELTFDPVLPPNVNTLNFKNLKYLGSVFDFFFDQYKISIKVERVDPNHAIKLQTEDGNKYAFVQGQLIEFDRTSGRIFSESKLTCDPPVDRMDQRVAVRSLPTNRAARKNT from the exons ATGGCGAGGCAAACAGTTCGAATTCTTCGCCCATTTTGGTTTCTGACCGGAG GGAGGATGAAAGTTAGAAAGTTGTGGATTTTACTGGTAGCGGTTTGTCTCATTCTCTGTTTCTTACTGACGAGTTACATCAGTACGCAAAACACAAAAACCGATTCAAATATCGGAGACTTCCTTCGTAACATTGTGAAAAAACAGAACAAAGCGAAAGAGATTAAGGATGTCAGTTTGAAATCAACGACGTTCGAAGCACATGA gcTGCCACTGCTGGCCAATGGCGAGATTGACACTCGATACATGGCATCTGTTGGAAATGGACATGTGGCAACGGTCATTTATAGCAACACAACCTATGTGAATGGATTATACAGTGGTCAAGAAG GTTTTAGCCATCGGGCAAGAGTCCCCTCCAAGAATGCCATTCGTGTTCACTTTGATCCATTCGTGGAGAAAGACATATCACGGCATTTCATCCTAAATACCGAACAAG GAGTGTGGAGAGAGATCATTAACCACAAACACTTCGTCGTCATAGTCAATATATACGCCCACCAGTACTATAACCGACTACTTGTAACCCAGATCGAATTCATGAGAATCGGACGGAAAACAGACGAAATCATAGAAATGAGACTAGAAAACAACGAGGGAGGACCAAGTCGGGATATCAAGTTTGCTGACCCTGAATTGTACAATCATCAGTACGGCAAGGCTTG GAAACTGAGTGGACAGATTGCCCAAACTGAGTTGTCCGGTAAAGAAAGCGGCATTCCAAACCAGAAAACCGCGGTTTACGTCTTTTATTCCGATCTTCCATCCAAGTTGGAGGTGAATACCGACAGCACACACAGTCATATGTGGACTTTTATCACCTCAATAGACCAGGACGAGCAAGTTGCCAAGAAGGACTTCGACGATGCCACGGCGGTACTGATCACTGGCGCAGATCAGAAGGGCCGTGTCAGCGGACCGAGGGCGCTGTTCGACAGTCACATGCAGATGTGGGAAAAGCGATGGCACGATGGCGGTATCGAGGTCGATGATCTGGCGCTTGGGAAGTACATCTACGGGTCTATGTACTACATATTAAGTTCTCTTCCAAGCCTGTACCCGACTAATCAACCGAAAAACCAGTTCTTCGGTCTCAGTCCAGGCAGTCTTGCCAACGGGGCTAACGCTAGCGATTATATGGGACACAACTTTTGGGATACTGAAACATGGATGTACCCACCGATATTAATGTTCTATCCGGAGCACGCCAAAGACATTTTATCCTACCGGTGGCATGGTAGAGAAGCCGCCCGCAAGCGCGCCAAAGCCAACGGCCATTTCGGTACAAGATATCCATGGGAGTCCGCATATACCGGAGCCGAGGTGACACCTGGTAGAATTTGCATGGCCTGTCGCGAAAACCAGATACATATTACCAGCGATATTGCTTTCGCTGCGAGGCAGTATTTCTCGGCGACAAGAGACATGAAGTGGCTGAACGAATGGGGTCGCGAGTTTATCTATGACATGGCAGACTTCTGGCAGAGCCGAGTAACACCCAGAAAAGGCACAGACGCATGGGAAATTAAGG GTGTGATGTGCCCAGACGAGTACGCGCGGAATGTGTCCAATTCCTTTTACACGAACATCGGTGCAAGTCAAACCATATCCTATGCCAAATATTTGCAGTGCGTAGCGGGTGCAGCGCCCCCACCGGACGATTGGATGAAGAAAGCCACCGGACTTGTAGAAGTGATCGACACATCTCAAAATTACCACCCAGAACACGAACACTATATCCGAG GCACCACCGTAAAGCAGGCTGACGTTATCTTAGCTGGTTTCCCGTTGATGTGGAACGTTGGCCAGGATGTGCGTAAGAACGACCTTGACGTCTACGAACAGGTGACTGATCCACTGGGGCCAGCTATGACGTGGGGAATGTTCGCCATTGGTCACATCGAACTGCGCCAATATAACAAGGCAGCTGATTTGTTCAAAAGAAGCTACAGTAGATATGTGAGAGAACCGTACAAG ATTTGGACAGAGGTTGTCAAAGGCATGGGCGCAGTCAATTTTATCACTGGCATGGGAGGATTTTTGCAAGCGATTATATTTGGTTACGGTGGAATCCGATTACGTGTCGATgaactgacctttgacccagtaCTACCACCGAACGTTAATACGCTCAATTTCAAGAACTTGAAGTATCTTGGGTCTGTTTTTGATTTCTTCTTCGATCAGTATAAAATCAGTATAAAGGTTGAAAGAGTGGATCCAAATCACGCCATTAAGTTGCAGACTGAAGACGGCAATAAATATGCGTTTGTCCAAG